Proteins from one Rhodoflexus caldus genomic window:
- the lpxB gene encoding lipid-A-disaccharide synthase: MKYYLIAGEKSGDLHGGNLIRALKKYDPEATFRAWGGDEMQQAGAELVRHIKETAFMGIGEVAANLRKITRLMAICRQDMQQHQPEVVILIDYAGFNLRMAAFAKKLGCKVFYYISPKVWVWNKKRVQQIKANVDRMFAIMPFEKAFYAKEGYNKVDYIGNPLFDAVVKFRPDAAFEAVIRKDSRPLVALLPGSRVQEVRKILPVMVKVAKQFPDYQFAVAGVLHLPPQLYAPALEAGIPVYPEKAYDLLHLSQAALVASGTATLETALFRVPQVVLYRTGWISALFFWFFIRLPFVSLVNLIAGKEIVKELLQTDCTPRRVADELQKVLTYKRLYTLKAYDELIGQIAMPKSASEVAAELMVQYAKS, translated from the coding sequence GTGAAGTACTACCTGATAGCGGGCGAAAAATCAGGCGACCTGCATGGCGGCAACCTGATTCGCGCCCTGAAAAAATACGACCCCGAAGCAACTTTTCGCGCATGGGGCGGCGATGAAATGCAACAAGCCGGTGCCGAATTGGTGCGCCACATCAAAGAAACCGCCTTTATGGGTATTGGCGAAGTGGCTGCCAACCTGCGAAAAATTACCCGCCTGATGGCTATTTGCCGCCAAGACATGCAACAACACCAACCCGAAGTAGTTATTCTGATTGACTATGCAGGCTTTAACCTGCGCATGGCTGCTTTTGCCAAAAAATTGGGCTGCAAGGTTTTCTACTACATTTCGCCCAAAGTTTGGGTGTGGAATAAAAAGCGCGTACAGCAAATCAAGGCAAATGTGGACAGAATGTTTGCCATTATGCCTTTTGAAAAGGCGTTTTACGCCAAAGAAGGCTACAACAAAGTAGATTATATCGGCAACCCGTTGTTTGATGCCGTGGTCAAGTTTCGCCCCGATGCAGCTTTTGAGGCGGTGATTCGCAAGGACAGCCGCCCGTTGGTAGCCCTTTTGCCTGGCAGCCGCGTGCAGGAAGTCAGGAAAATTCTGCCCGTGATGGTCAAAGTTGCCAAGCAGTTCCCCGATTATCAGTTCGCCGTAGCGGGAGTGCTGCACTTGCCCCCGCAATTGTATGCGCCCGCGTTGGAGGCAGGTATCCCCGTCTATCCCGAAAAGGCTTACGACCTGTTGCACCTTTCGCAAGCAGCACTGGTAGCTTCGGGCACTGCTACGCTGGAGACGGCACTTTTCCGCGTGCCGCAGGTGGTACTCTACCGCACGGGCTGGATTTCGGCACTGTTTTTCTGGTTTTTTATTCGCTTGCCTTTTGTTTCGTTGGTGAACCTGATAGCGGGCAAAGAAATTGTCAAAGAATTGCTGCAAACCGACTGCACCCCCCGCCGCGTAGCCGACGAACTGCAAAAAGTGCTGACTTACAAGCGATTATACACGCTGAAAGCCTACGATGAACTCATCGGGCAAATTGCCATGCCCAAAAGCGCATCGGAAGTGGCTGCCGAGTTGATGGTGCAGTATGCCAAAAGCTGA
- a CDS encoding M14 family metallopeptidase: MKHFFITLLCVVVSFAAVAQLQSPDAFLGYRIGDKFTPHHRVVDYFRHVAAQASNQVKLVEYGTSYEGRPLIAAIVSSAANMSRLEEIRRNNLQLTGLLEGQGNINAPVIVWMSYNVHGNEAVSTEAVMLTLHELLTQRSEWLNDAVVILDPCANPDGHSRYVNWYIQMKGATHNVQPDAREHYEPWPGGRYNHYIFDLNRDWAWQSQQETRQRLAFYQQWMPQVHGDFHEMGPEQPYYFAPAAEPYHKEITNWQREFQVVVGKNAARYFDRNKWLYFTRETFDLLYPSYGDTWPTYNGAIGMTYEQGGSGRAGLGILLNNGDTLTLRKRIDHQHTSGIATIEAAAQQKSRMMQEFKNYFEQARTNPGGTYKSFIIPAGNDAYKVKMLTDYLDRNQIRYGLAGTAAPVKAFNFQTGKEETVTLSRNDLVISTVQPKSVLVKVLFNPRTVLADSVTYDATAWSLPYAMGLQAYASAERIAQTAYTAPAFTKNTPVQGGAYAYLSAWKNFGHARLLAALMKAGINVRFAEQPFSMNGISYDRGALMISRADNTHIQNFDKVVTDVANAVEVAVQGTASGLSSTGIDLGSSSFQLMKAPRIALISGDGVYPTSFGEAWNYFDYLLEYPVTVINSSMLNRIDWNKYDVVILPAGSYNSLDINAVKSWMRNGGRLIAMENAMNVFADKEGFLLKTKKDDKGKDEKPKPEEMLKKYGERERNSLTNGVEGSIFRANMDVTHPLAFGYQENYHTLKHINNFYEYLNGGWNVGVLKSDAYVDGFVGSKAKEKLKNSLVFGVENIGGGALIYLADSPIYRHSWQNGYLLFSNAIFFVGQ; this comes from the coding sequence ATGAAACACTTTTTTATCACGTTGCTGTGCGTGGTGGTAAGTTTCGCCGCCGTGGCACAGTTGCAGTCGCCGGATGCCTTTTTGGGCTACCGCATAGGCGACAAGTTTACTCCGCACCATCGCGTGGTAGATTATTTCCGCCATGTGGCAGCGCAGGCAAGCAATCAGGTAAAGTTGGTGGAATACGGCACCAGTTATGAAGGCCGCCCATTGATTGCCGCTATTGTCAGCTCGGCAGCCAATATGTCGCGTTTAGAGGAAATTCGCCGCAACAACCTGCAACTGACCGGCTTGCTGGAAGGACAGGGGAATATAAACGCTCCCGTTATTGTGTGGATGAGCTACAATGTGCACGGCAATGAGGCAGTTTCCACAGAAGCCGTTATGCTCACGCTGCACGAACTGCTGACACAGCGCAGCGAATGGCTTAACGATGCGGTAGTGATTTTAGACCCCTGCGCTAACCCCGACGGCCACTCGCGCTATGTGAACTGGTATATACAAATGAAGGGGGCAACTCATAACGTACAGCCTGATGCCCGCGAACATTACGAGCCATGGCCGGGCGGCAGATATAACCATTACATATTTGACCTGAACCGCGATTGGGCATGGCAAAGCCAGCAGGAAACGCGCCAGCGTCTGGCTTTCTATCAACAATGGATGCCGCAAGTACACGGCGATTTCCACGAAATGGGGCCTGAACAACCTTATTATTTCGCACCGGCTGCCGAGCCTTATCACAAAGAAATTACCAACTGGCAGCGCGAGTTTCAGGTAGTGGTTGGCAAAAACGCTGCCCGCTATTTTGACCGAAACAAGTGGCTGTATTTCACCCGCGAAACTTTTGACTTGCTTTACCCCAGCTATGGCGATACATGGCCTACCTACAACGGCGCTATCGGCATGACCTACGAGCAGGGCGGCTCCGGACGTGCAGGTTTGGGCATTTTGCTGAACAACGGCGATACGCTTACCCTCCGCAAACGCATTGACCATCAGCACACTTCGGGTATTGCCACCATTGAAGCGGCGGCACAGCAAAAAAGCCGCATGATGCAAGAGTTCAAAAACTATTTTGAACAGGCACGCACCAACCCGGGAGGCACTTACAAATCGTTCATTATTCCCGCTGGCAATGATGCTTACAAAGTAAAAATGCTGACCGATTACTTAGACCGCAACCAAATTCGCTATGGCCTTGCCGGTACGGCCGCTCCCGTAAAAGCATTCAATTTCCAGACAGGCAAAGAAGAAACGGTAACACTGAGTCGCAACGATTTGGTTATCAGTACAGTGCAGCCCAAATCGGTATTGGTAAAAGTACTGTTCAACCCGCGCACCGTGCTTGCCGATTCGGTTACTTACGATGCAACCGCTTGGTCGTTGCCGTATGCAATGGGCTTGCAGGCGTATGCTTCCGCCGAGCGTATTGCGCAGACGGCTTATACCGCACCTGCATTTACCAAAAATACACCTGTACAGGGAGGGGCTTATGCCTACCTGTCGGCATGGAAAAACTTCGGTCATGCACGCCTGCTGGCAGCGCTGATGAAGGCAGGTATAAACGTACGCTTTGCCGAACAACCGTTTTCCATGAACGGCATATCTTACGACCGCGGTGCGCTAATGATTAGCCGAGCAGACAATACCCACATCCAGAATTTTGACAAAGTAGTAACGGATGTGGCCAATGCAGTAGAAGTTGCCGTTCAAGGAACTGCCTCGGGTCTTTCTTCCACAGGTATTGACCTTGGTTCAAGCAGTTTCCAACTGATGAAAGCGCCGCGAATTGCGCTCATATCGGGTGATGGGGTGTATCCTACCTCTTTCGGTGAAGCATGGAACTACTTTGACTATTTGCTGGAATATCCTGTAACGGTTATCAACAGCTCGATGCTTAACCGCATTGATTGGAACAAATACGACGTGGTGATTTTACCCGCAGGCAGCTATAACAGCTTGGATATCAATGCAGTTAAGTCATGGATGCGCAACGGCGGCCGACTGATTGCCATGGAAAACGCCATGAATGTTTTTGCCGATAAAGAGGGCTTCTTGCTGAAAACCAAAAAAGACGACAAGGGCAAAGACGAAAAACCCAAGCCCGAAGAAATGTTGAAAAAATACGGTGAGCGCGAGCGCAACTCTCTTACCAATGGCGTAGAGGGAAGTATTTTCCGTGCCAATATGGACGTTACTCATCCGCTGGCCTTTGGCTATCAGGAAAACTACCATACCCTGAAACACATCAATAATTTCTATGAATACCTCAACGGAGGCTGGAACGTAGGTGTGCTAAAATCAGACGCTTATGTAGATGGATTTGTAGGCAGCAAAGCCAAAGAAAAACTGAAAAACAGCCTTGTATTTGGTGTAGAAAACATTGGCGGCGGTGCGCTGATTTACCTCGCCGACAGCCCGATTTATCGCCACTCTTGGCAAAATGGTTACTTGCTGTTCAGCAATGCCATATTCTTTGTGGGGCAATAA
- a CDS encoding dihydroorotase: protein MSSILILNAQVVNEGKTAEMDIFINNGRIERIGGDLAYLKAAHVIDATGKHLLPGVIDDQVHFREPGLTHKATIGTESRAAVAGGTTTFMEMPNTVPNALTQELLAEKYAIAARTSPANYSFFMGASNDNIEEVLRTNPRDVCGVKIFMGSSTGNMLVDNPQTLETIFSQCPMLIATHCEDEATIRAQSAIYREKYGDDVPMHCHPEIRNVEACYKSSSMAIELAKKHNTRLHILHISTAEETELFDNSLPLAQKRITAEACVHHLWFDASQYDTLGAQIKCNPAIKDARHKPVILQAVLDDRIDIIATDHAPHTWEEKMQNYWKAPSGLPLVQHSLQMMLDFVAQGKLSLERMVEKMSHAPAVCFQIEERGFIREGYWADLVLVDLNRPYTVSKENILYKCGWSPLEGHTFGSTVTHTIVSGHLAFANGVINDSKTGKRILFARSI, encoded by the coding sequence ATGTCATCTATCCTGATTCTGAACGCGCAGGTGGTCAATGAAGGCAAAACCGCCGAAATGGATATTTTCATTAACAACGGGCGCATTGAGCGCATCGGCGGCGATTTGGCATACCTGAAAGCCGCGCATGTCATTGACGCAACGGGCAAGCACCTGCTTCCCGGTGTAATTGACGACCAAGTGCACTTTCGCGAACCCGGGCTGACACACAAGGCAACCATCGGTACAGAATCCCGCGCTGCCGTTGCGGGTGGCACCACAACCTTCATGGAAATGCCCAACACCGTTCCCAATGCACTCACGCAGGAACTGCTGGCAGAAAAATATGCCATTGCAGCCCGTACTTCGCCTGCCAACTATTCGTTTTTCATGGGCGCTTCCAACGATAATATTGAGGAAGTGCTGCGCACCAACCCGCGCGATGTATGCGGCGTGAAGATTTTCATGGGTTCGTCAACGGGCAATATGCTGGTAGATAATCCGCAAACGCTGGAAACCATTTTCAGCCAATGCCCCATGCTGATTGCCACGCACTGCGAAGACGAGGCAACCATTCGCGCACAATCTGCCATCTACCGCGAAAAGTACGGCGACGATGTGCCGATGCACTGCCATCCCGAAATCCGCAATGTGGAAGCCTGCTACAAGTCGTCTTCTATGGCAATTGAGTTGGCGAAAAAGCACAATACGCGCCTGCACATCCTGCACATTTCTACCGCCGAAGAAACGGAGCTGTTTGACAACAGCCTGCCATTGGCGCAAAAGCGCATCACTGCCGAAGCCTGCGTACACCATTTGTGGTTTGATGCTTCGCAATACGATACGCTGGGTGCGCAAATCAAGTGCAACCCTGCCATTAAAGATGCCCGCCACAAGCCTGTTATCCTGCAAGCCGTGCTGGACGACCGCATAGACATCATCGCAACCGACCACGCGCCGCACACGTGGGAGGAAAAAATGCAGAACTATTGGAAAGCACCTTCGGGCTTGCCGTTAGTGCAGCACAGCCTGCAAATGATGCTTGATTTTGTCGCACAAGGCAAACTTTCTTTGGAGCGCATGGTAGAAAAAATGAGTCATGCGCCCGCCGTGTGCTTTCAGATAGAAGAGCGCGGCTTCATTCGCGAAGGCTATTGGGCCGATTTGGTGCTGGTGGATTTGAACCGCCCTTACACGGTGAGCAAGGAAAATATTCTCTACAAATGCGGCTGGTCGCCTTTGGAAGGGCATACTTTCGGCTCAACCGTTACGCATACCATCGTTTCGGGGCATTTGGCTTTTGCCAACGGCGTTATTAACGACAGCAAAACAGGTAAAAGAATTTTGTTTGCGCGTAGTATTTGA
- a CDS encoding bifunctional phosphoglucose/phosphomannose isomerase gives MSELIRTLIEGYPAQVVQAIALGKSQQLTAPANEIRQVVIAGLGGSGIGGSIVKTLTAQMLPAPLEILKSYDLPAWVGKHTLLLASSHSGNTEETLTVVQQAAQKGTKIVAITTGGQLADLAKSNGWDLVLMPFEKPCPRQFLAYSLIQQLYVLINLGLVPASLAADIDEGAALVQASQSTVQESAREIAAKCVNRLPFIYADERLGALALRFQQQINENAKQMAHVNVFPEMNHNELVGWRLPALHLQQSVVILLRSAHNHPRVDIRLAVCEPIFRKLTADVMHLQLQGNSLAAQTLHFIHLTDWVSYFLAEINGVDAYEIDVINHLKNELAKVAS, from the coding sequence ATGAGCGAACTCATCCGCACACTGATTGAAGGCTATCCTGCACAAGTTGTGCAGGCAATTGCATTGGGCAAATCGCAGCAACTCACTGCGCCCGCCAACGAAATCCGCCAAGTAGTCATCGCAGGGCTGGGCGGCTCGGGCATCGGCGGCAGCATCGTTAAAACGCTGACCGCGCAGATGCTGCCTGCACCGCTGGAAATTCTGAAAAGTTATGATTTGCCCGCTTGGGTAGGCAAACATACGCTGCTGTTGGCTTCGTCGCATTCGGGCAATACCGAAGAAACGCTGACGGTTGTACAACAGGCGGCGCAAAAAGGTACTAAAATAGTTGCCATCACTACGGGCGGACAATTGGCAGACTTGGCAAAATCCAACGGCTGGGACTTGGTGCTCATGCCCTTTGAAAAGCCTTGCCCGCGGCAGTTTTTGGCTTATTCGCTCATTCAGCAATTGTATGTGCTTATCAATCTGGGGCTGGTGCCTGCCTCGCTGGCTGCCGATATAGACGAAGGTGCGGCATTGGTACAGGCTTCGCAAAGTACCGTTCAGGAAAGTGCTCGCGAAATTGCTGCCAAATGTGTCAATCGCTTGCCGTTTATTTATGCCGACGAACGGCTCGGTGCGCTTGCGCTGCGTTTTCAGCAACAAATCAACGAGAACGCCAAGCAAATGGCGCATGTGAACGTTTTCCCCGAAATGAACCACAACGAATTGGTCGGCTGGCGACTGCCTGCCCTGCACTTGCAGCAATCGGTCGTAATTTTGTTGCGCTCTGCTCACAACCACCCGCGGGTGGATATTCGTTTGGCGGTTTGTGAGCCGATATTCCGCAAGCTCACTGCCGATGTGATGCATTTGCAACTGCAAGGCAATTCTTTGGCGGCGCAAACGCTGCACTTCATCCACCTGACCGATTGGGTGTCGTATTTCCTTGCCGAAATCAACGGCGTAGATGCCTACGAAATTGACGTTATTAATCACTTGAAAAACGAACTCGCCAAAGTAGCTTCATGA
- a CDS encoding class I SAM-dependent methyltransferase, giving the protein MTDRIRQVIEQVEKNPVNAFPSPLLTGYSGKRMIAALQGFTALLEGKDDVCYLEIGVFQGLTLLSVAGANPKVPCFGIDNFQAHDPEKKNMNILLERRQKLGLDNAHLINMDYEDALENLPKYTQGRKIGVFFIDGPHDYRSQLMCLQLAMPHLTDDAVIIVDDSNYLHVRQANRDFLVTHPEYKLIFESYTPCHPTNMKAAQEAEAREGWWDGVNIIVRDKANALPAQYPPTRRNRVLFENDHLTHASRIGELAPRALTVLNLLFTGRFLRAAKNLQAAYREYKNLRFKGQFDDANTFTQ; this is encoded by the coding sequence ATGACAGACCGCATCCGACAGGTGATTGAACAGGTAGAAAAAAATCCTGTCAATGCTTTTCCCTCGCCTTTGCTGACGGGTTATTCAGGCAAACGCATGATTGCCGCTTTGCAGGGTTTTACCGCGCTTCTGGAAGGCAAAGACGATGTTTGCTATTTGGAAATCGGTGTTTTTCAAGGGCTTACGCTGCTTTCGGTAGCCGGTGCAAATCCGAAAGTGCCTTGCTTCGGCATTGATAACTTTCAGGCGCACGACCCCGAAAAGAAAAACATGAACATTTTGCTGGAACGCCGCCAAAAGTTAGGACTGGACAATGCGCACCTGATTAACATGGATTATGAAGATGCGCTGGAAAACCTGCCGAAATATACGCAGGGGCGCAAAATCGGCGTGTTCTTCATTGACGGGCCGCACGACTACCGCAGCCAACTCATGTGCCTGCAATTAGCCATGCCCCACCTGACCGATGATGCCGTTATCATCGTAGATGACAGCAACTACCTGCACGTGCGGCAAGCCAACCGCGATTTTCTGGTAACGCACCCCGAATACAAGCTGATTTTTGAATCGTACACGCCCTGCCACCCAACCAACATGAAGGCGGCACAGGAAGCCGAAGCCCGCGAAGGCTGGTGGGACGGGGTGAACATCATCGTGCGCGACAAGGCAAACGCACTGCCTGCACAATACCCGCCAACCCGCCGCAACCGCGTGCTGTTTGAAAACGACCACCTGACCCATGCCTCGCGCATCGGTGAATTGGCGCCGCGTGCACTGACGGTGCTCAATCTGCTGTTCACGGGCAGATTCCTGCGCGCTGCCAAAAACTTGCAAGCAGCTTACAGAGAATATAAAAACCTGCGATTCAAAGGGCAGTTTGATGATGCCAATACGTTTACGCAGTAG